The following DNA comes from Capsicum annuum cultivar UCD-10X-F1 chromosome 7, UCD10Xv1.1, whole genome shotgun sequence.
CCTGATGATATTTACTTGACAATTGGATGTAATCAAGCAATTGAAGTACTTTTGAGTGCTCTTGCATGCCCAAACTCCAATATTCTACTTCCAACTCCTGGATTCCCGTATTATGAAGCGTGGGCTTTATTTACCCATATCGAAATACGTCACTTTAATCTGCTCCCGGAGAACGAGTGGGAGGTGGACCTTAATGCGGTTGAGTCTTTGGCCGATGAAAATACTGTGGCTATGGTCATCATTAATCCTGGGAATCCTTGTGGCAATATCTACACAGATCAACACCTGGAGAAGGTACGTGTACTTCCTCTTTTTGTTGTAATATAATGAAATGCAAAGTCATTTTGAATATAAAGAGGTGCTTTAATTTCTATCAGGTGGCAGAGACGGCAAGAAAGCTTGGAATTTTGGTTATTGCTGATGAGGTATATGCTCATCTCGCATTTGGAAGTAAACCATTTGTGCCCATGGGAATCTTTGGATCGATTGCTCCTGTTATCACACTTGGATCCATATCAAAGAGGTGGATTGTCCCGGGCTGTCGACTTGGTTGGCTTGTTACAAATGATCCAAACGGCATACTTAAAGAACATGGGGTACTTTCCTtttaaagatggtcatcctcaCTGCTTCGACATATGTTTATAGTGGAAACATTAATTTTAGCTTTCACTTATAAAGCCAAATTTAGGTGTTGAATAGCACTTCAGCCCCGTGAACTGCTGTTTCTCCGCTAAGCTCTTTTCCATGGTAATTTTTACAAATGGCGAACCTTTTGCAATAGTTTTCTTTATCAAAAGAAAACCAATCAGACTGACACTAGACAATAACCGATTGGACTGACACTTGATTCTCTAATGCTAAAGTTTGAACAGAATAACTAGAATTTGTATAAGAACGAGAAACACATAAATCAATCATAGAACTTGACAGACACTTGATTCGCTATGCTAAAGTTTGAACAGGATGACATAGAATTTGCATAAGAATGAGAAAGGCATACATCAATGTAGAACTTTTGATGCAAGCCACTTCACTGGTGAATGTTCCAAGGCCTATATTTTATTCTATTGTGTTTTGTTAATGGACTGTGCTCGACTGAATGACATCTATAATATGTTGGGAGTTGAGGTAACGGGATGCAGTAGCTTGGAGGAGTAACAGGAAAGCAATACGAGGGGTAACTAAGTAGATATTGATGAATTTCCTTTTAGCATCGAAATCAGTGGAGCTGTTGATAAAAAGTTTAGAAAAGATGTCATCTGTTGAAGGTTATTGATGCATTATAATAAGATTAGGGTAACTTTAAAGAAGTGTAGAACAGTAGAAGTATATATGTTATGGGGGGGCCTTATTACATTTCTCTTTGTAAAATCTTTGATTGAGACTGACCAGACTGACTAGCATTCTTTCGGAGGAGGATAAGATTATTTTAAAACTACCAATGTCTCTATCTTGAAACTACCAATGTCTGCTTCTTGTCATCTTGTGTTTTCTTATTTTCAGGTCATAGATTCCATCAATGGATATCTCAAAATATCTTCTGACCCGCCAACCTTTATTCAGGTTTGCTCTTTATAGACTCTTCTGCCTGCATTCTTTTAAGAATTTAGTACCTGTTACTCCTTTTACCCACATATTTGGTAGTATTCTCCCCCTGAAATATGAAATGGATTTGCTAAGggattgaattttattttagtttaacagCTCTTTGTATTGTGTAAACATATTCAGGTTCTTATGTTTGCCAGCTAATGGATAGTTGTTATTAAAGAATTGACTAGTGTAGGTGTAATTTTCCACATCGCTTACTGATGTATCtggtttatttttgttcttctttgaCAGGGGGCAATTCCTCAGATCCTTCAGAAAACAAAAGATGATTTCTTCtctaaaatagtaaatatgtTGAGAGAAGGTGCCGATATCTGTTATGACAGGATCAAGGATGTTCCTTGCATCACTTGCCCAAGCAAACCTGAAGGATCTATGTTTGTGATGGTAAGTGGAAAATGGAGGCTTAATTAGCGATTAGCTTGAGATTAGATGATGTATTCAATAGTCTAATGAAGGCCTTTCTCCCTTGTAGGTCAAACTTCATTTAAACCTTCTAAAAGACATTGAAGATGACCTGGACTTCTGTCTCAAGCTGGCTAAGGAGGAATCTTTGATAATTTTACCAggtaaaagaaaacaaatctCTTAGAAAGCTAATCAAACTCTTTCTTGGACTCCAGCTTTTCGAattcctttattttctttgatgTCTTGGAATGTTTCTCATATGCTTTTAGTCGTTAGAGATTTCGTATTCATGGGTCATAGTGTCATTTGATTCTTTTATTATGCCAAACAAGCCTTAATTGCATCGAATTCCTGAAGTACAAACAGAAATCATCCATCCATATAATATTCTGTCATGCTAGTGATCACTTCTGGTGATATATAGTTCATTTCTACCCATAAAAACTGAGGTATATACAACTTCACCAGTTTCCaacaaccaaagaaaaaaaaaaactgaggTGTATAAATATCTGAGTATCATTGCAGCTGATAGAAAGGCAGGCATGCGTCAAATTTTATTAGACTTCATGGATGTAACTATGTTATATGAATGTGAAAGTTTGTACTTTTTGTCTTGGTGCATTAATTCGCTGCAAGGAAGTAGACCATTACTCGAAGAGCAAGCATATGAATAACTCAAACTGGTGGGATGCTACGTTGTATAGATATCTGAAGATAACGCCTTGTGCAGGTGTTGCTGTCGGACTCAAGAATTGGCTCAGGATAACCTTTGCATGTGAGCCATCATATCTGGAAGATGGCTTCCAGAGACTAAATTCTTTCTATCAAAGGCATGCCAAGAAACAATAAGCTACTCGGAGAAGCAACCTTATCTGTACTGCACTGCATTATGGAGTGGCAACTGTGATCTTCAACTACTTGTTGGACCTCGTGTGGTGTACGGTGTACAATAGATCATACATAAGTTGGCTAGATTTTCAACAATATCCTCAAGTCACTAGAGGACTGAAATATGTTTTTCTAAACGGTATCCACTTCTGGATTATCATAGACGCTAACATTCTGGGGAATATCTTCAAACTCCTGCTACAGACTATCCATAATACGCCATTACTGTTGCATGTGTTTGTAAGATCAGTCTTTAACTAGCTAACTAAAACAAGTGTTTGTGAAATGTGCAGATTGTTGAATATTGTTGGGCACAACTTAAGTTTTACTATTGCTAAGTAAGGACCAACATTGATCTTACAGTTCTTGCACAATTTCTCCACTTTGAAACTTCTTCAAAGAAGATCGGAGTCTCTTTGGTGTTTACTGGGAGAAAATGTATACATCATGTAGCccatattttttgagtttgttaccTGGTTTAGCccatatttatgtataaatatGTTTCATTCACGATTATTATACAAGGTTGATACATTACGTATAATAATTTCCCCTAGGTATAATATTGTATGATACTATATATTGGACTGCATGATGTAACATTTTATGTTTGGGcggtatattttttaaaattttccaagCAAGTTAGAGGGCAAAAATCACTTCAAGGGGGCATTTGGCTCAATTTAGAGTGAAAACAGGTATTTAGAGTTTTTCGTATTTCTaaataatttgaaattcaaaacattttgaatttcaagaattttttagCTATTCTAATTTCTATGTCCAAATATGATTCCTGTTGTTTTTTACCCCCTCTAGGAAGTCacactcttttttgtttttttaatgatTCAAATTCACAATCTTAAAATTAGAAATGAGGGTTGCTTATCATTCGAGCAATAAAAATTGCGGCCAAACTACCGGCCTTGGTTTGTAATATTAGAGCGAAAATCACTTGTGGTAACTGTGTCAGTCTCATCATAAACACACGTGCTTACCTTCTCCGTTCCAAAATAAATactcttttatttcaaaaagaatgacctaatttgacttgacacggaattttaaaaaataaaaaagatatttgaatcttatgatcctaaattaaagttatatcaaatgtaacaaaatgctctttaatcttgtgatcttaaacatgtcatgtgaaaagttaaaattaaagtatttgttataaatgtatttacattatagtgaatgcctatgaagaatatagataagatttaTCAAGATCTAATTGATATCTATCGGGATGAGAgtaatttttcatataaatagagggattttattcattgtaaattATCTTCAAGAAtccctcaagaaaaataataattactctctctactcttctttaatctttgttattttgtaacatgttatcagcacgagtctcAAACCAGCTGAGATAGATGGACAAGAAATTTTAGTACTCTTCATATGCCACGAGAAAAGTGCAGTCAGTAAGAACAAAGTTTGTGACACAAGGTCATGCATATTTTGAATACAAAAAGTTGAGccaattttcttttctctattcgTGTTTGCTCTTTGTTTGTGTTCATGATCTATATACTTATATTATATAACCTtatgtattattatattatttatacatgagATAGAAGCTATGATTTACAACAACCATATCAATATTGTtgtacataattaaaataagaatgtGTCTGTTAATTCATAAAATTTATAGAGTATTTTACAAAAGGTTGAGcgaattttttttctctctattcgTGTTTGCTCTTTGTTTGTGTTCATGATCTATTTACTTATATTATATAACCTtatgtattattatattatttatacataagaTGGAAGCTATGCTTTACAATAACCGTATCAATGTTGTTtgtacataattaaaataagaatgtGTCTGCTAATTGGTAAAATACAAACAATAGTATTTTATATAGTGTTTAAAGTAATTTTATTGGCTCTGATATAATTACAAGTCTATGTTCACACTTATTCTTGAGTTGTAGGaagatattatttttagtttcttatttatttgtagagaaaatggtcaaaagttCACCCAccctttaccccaaatctcaactacacacttatactttacTGAGGTTCTGTGATTCCCTTAAACTATTTTATAGTGGAATTATTACCCttctgaactattttaaagtgaaattattaccccctcgaaaactgacaaccagtcatttgggcatgtggtgtgatgcacgcgctgccacgtcatgctacgtcattttttttttactctaaaaaaataattatttaacagtattattttcttttttcttccctttttcattttgctccattttcttcttcaacccaatttcatcttcttgggtcaaaaataaaaaatgagtatgTAAATGTACCTCATACATACACATGTATGTTCTTCTTCAACCCATTAATGGCGGATAAATGCTCATCAAAGcttttcatctctttttgctcaagatcgCCATTAATGACGAATTCTCCCCATTGTGGAAATTTAAAACTTTGAGCTCGCCATTAATGACGGATCTTgagcaaaaatagaaaaaattggagaaatgggttgaaaattaTACGTGGGttatgttggaaattatatatggcattGTGAAAATTCAAAACTTTGAACTCGCCATTAATGGCGATCTTGAACAAAAAGAGAGGAAATcgaagttcttgaatttttgcaAGTTTTTTGAATCGGAGTTCCTCATataactcattcaagaattcattaatcgGATAAATCTTATTGTTTCCTTAGTTCAAGTGTTTCTTGGTTTCGATAATAAcatttttcaaattatcaaaaaacacCATTAATCAGAATTTAGAGATGAGAAAGATGAAGAACTCCAttaatgagttcttgaatttttgttttgaaaaagagaagaagaagaagacatgatGTGGTAATTATAATGATGTggcaataaaaaaataagaattttaagtGAAATAGACTCAACTAACGCGCTCATGGGCGGTGTAGTCACGTCCGTTGATACGTCAGCAACTGGGGGTAATAAATTAGGTAAAAATAAGTTTAGTGAgtaataggtcacctttaaaggttCAGTGCGTAGCTgaaatttcgactaaaggttgggagggtaatagaccattttctcttatttgtatttgttattaaTGGTATAATTATTGTTGTATTTGTTGGATCTAAGGGAAAGTAATGATTTGgaaccatttagactttaaaatTTATTCCCGGAGAATAATATTGTTTAAAGGGATGATAAAATATTGAATTCAAGTCCAATTAATTTATAGCCTAAGACGCCTTTGTATGGAtaaaacattgagtttgaatttcaatgcaccatattgatgatattatgatggttaaggtaGAATAGtatttttttgatgaaaagtcatgaagcttatccattgaatatgctcaattccatgaagtgaatatggtagcaatatatgataggTCTGAAAGGTGACAATTTGtttcattcttgaagtgaatgtggtagcaatatatgatatattttaaaaaatatttacgaCTCGATGttctcctgaagtagcaatatcatgaaagaggttataagctatcggaatttgataggcttaagacacgattatagttcattcttggggaatgagaagcttattaatacaaacatgcacttgattgtgatggtatcataactcacctccgaaagaggcagaataactgagaagagttattctgaaatctacttctaaagtagtaaatctgaattttattcatgaaatagtaaatctcaaatttaataaattaaaaggcACAGATCATGATAAACATGGAGTTTACTAGCacaaataagttcataagttgacatgaacgattatgacatttcaaagatgtgcatattaagtattaaacaaatattgaagaattagaaaattcttgtGTGTTCTCacgataagttggttggaccaactaatgttgagGTTGGATCCCCTAAATTcggaaaagtataaaaggtgaatataggcccgttcaccagtcatgtgatctattaagatgcatcgatataagatgatcagttgcacgtttattgtcaacctagagtttgacattcataaagttgtttgctcagtaAAATTGAATTAAGAGCacaactttcagattgtgtaatcatgataattcatcttgataatgaatttggcattgaatgtcttcgataaatagttgaaccattgCTAACGAGAacaaaagcttcatgtgttggtttgaaatattatatacaaaagtacttatatgcatcaaaccaataaattatgattaatttctctcaaagttggttctgagtcaggaaccgcacattgtccatctaataattttgatgtgcggtatacgattaatgaatatatcatgatgcacaaagatgaattcctaaaaaaagatggaggatgtatgttagttttcctaacataaggggatGATTATAATCAGCTAAGAAATATGTGAGGAATTATCATCATATCCTcgttcaaaagataatttaagtcaaatgtTGAAAGCACCTCATATTTAAAccgcaagtgctcctattttgtgtctctAAAAGACAAAGTccatgcatgcgtgaagcatggtaggccaatcgattccaaataaaacaaagtctatgcatgcgtgaagcgtggtagaccaatcagtttcaaatgaaataatccttgcaAAGGGTAaggaacaaataatcataataagaaggcaatgtgctcttgaagagcctacgacataacacttcatgaaaccttatgagaggttcaggtacctgaaaataatgaagtgacgaaatctcaaaatgttatgtcgcattgtgaatcaatacaaaatgatatatcattaacgatatatttgatacaatatttgcgcaatattataaaagattacgaggatatgaattctacgtttatttaagcatgctgacttAGAAGCATTtttcaagtgacatgaaaggatggatcttggtaaccataaaacttatttgatttgcagtccagatacttgaagatgtcacacatgaaatgttgaatattatcagttgacaaattttatgtaaaaacttttaaggattcaaaatgcttgaagcatatacaAGTTTCTAAAAAACTTATCTATAATTCTTATATTACATGAATTTATAACTTGaaattttcaaaagcaatagattatttactaaaatgaaaaatataccaatttggattatTTATGAAGTACCATATTTTAATACAATtaatgtactaatgtatcttacaaatactacaaggACGGATGTaaccttttcagttaatttgttagcaaggtatagttttgctcctactaggagacatcgaaatgagatcaaacacatgatcttatttttttctaaagattgcagtctcgatcttgttgattatgctgatgttggATATTTATTTAACTCGCATAAATTTTGGTCTCAAACATGCAATATGTTCATGTGTgaggatactgtcatatcttggatatATACAAAGAAGTCTATCTAGTTACTTCATCAAACCGTGCTGAGATAATAGCAATTCATGAAGCAAaacgagaatgtgtatggttgaggtccatgatacatatcatttgagaaaaatgtggtttgaaatggtACAATATACCCATAATTTTATCCGAATATAATGCAATATAcataacacatcttaagggaggattcataaaaggatattgaacgaagcacacttcatcaaagtttttctatacacatgagctacaaaagaatgatgatattaacatgcaacagattcgttcgaGTAATaatatgactgatttattcaccaagtctctttcaactgcaattttcaagaagatgatgtataagatcgggatgcaaaggatcaagaaagttctcattagggagagttaatatgcattgtactcttttttccttatgaggttttgtctcactagattttccttgtaaggtttttaatgaggcaacctatatgcgtattgttagagatgtgtactctcttttcttcactagattttttttccactgaattttttctagtaaggttttaacgaaacacattatctattaattagacattcaagggggtgttataaatgtatttccattatagtgaatatctattaagaatatagataagatctatcaagatctagttgatatctatcaagatttaaagtatctatcttttagagagaaactgAGAGgtaatttctcctataaatagaggtataacaattactctctcttctctctatgctcttcttctttattctttgttattttataacagtattgtcaaaaaagaaaaggggttaTTCCtttttaaactaattaaaaaaaaaaaagtcattctttttaaaacgaagGGAGTGCTTATTAGTTATTACTTCCTTTTATTCCATTTTATAtgatatactttttttttatctgtCCTAGAAagaatattatattttcttatttgataacttttaaaaatacaattaccCTTCTATCCTTATTGATCCCATTTATAAAATATCACTTAATTAAGTATCATTTATAAGTCTTCACTTAATTAAAGATAGTGATAGTGTATTTTTTAAGAAAGAATAATTTGGTAAACATCatcaaatcttttcttatttttttaaacttcatATCCGATCAACGTATGCAACATAAAATGAGATGATAAAGTATATTCAAAGGAGAGTATtagagtaactgataaagttgttatATGATcagaaaatcatgaattttagttgAAGCCTTCAAAATAGTcccttaaaaaaatataaaacgagACTGTATACaatatattcttattttcttgcCCTTCCTTAGATCCTTAAACTATATGAACTTTATCCTAAcagtttaaaataaattttatcattatattaatAAGAGATGAAATTATAAATTATACCTAAAACATTTTGTGTAATTTATAAATATGCAAATTAGTTTTTCAAAATATAGAAttgaaaatttaactttaaaaattaattaaaattgactccaaaaaaaaataaaaaatatgacaacaaGTGACAGCTAAAACCAAACGGGAGTAGCCGGACTTTGGATTAAAATGGATAAACAAGTTTTTCAATTAACTGAGgtccttcaagttttaaaaattaggtgagagggataatttttttttcagtttttttttaaaatattttcgttccaacaactttgcaaagttgtAGAATAACTTTAATAGTTGTTCGAATTGTTCAATAACtatcaaaattattcaataattttaCAAAGTTGTTCAATAACTGTGCGAAGTTATTGAACAATTATATGAAGTTGTTAAGACAACTAATGCAATTTTCAAATAATTGATTGTTGaagcaattttatttttttaacttagaTTGAAGGATCCACTtgtccctttttttttaattaaatactttTGGAGGGTCAATGTACTCATTTTTCTCGGGAGTAGCAGTGACTCAAAGTTCAGTCGTGGTTAGATTTAGCCAAAACAAAGATACCCCAAAAGCCATTGACAAATATCTTCAGCTcaaaatcatatatacatattattacATAGTAGTACAGTAAGTATTGTTTAGCAAAGTTGAAAATGGAACTTAGCTCAAACTGGAGATGGAAATTTGAAGGAAGTGAAGTAGCAAAGAAAGCATCAGCTTTCACTATAAGAAGCTACCTCAACCCCTTACGTGAAACAATTGATAAAAGTGATATTACAAAAAGTGTAATCCCTCTTAGTCATGGAGATCCAAGTGGATTTCCAAGTTTTAGAACAACTAAGTTATCAGAGGATGCTCTTCTTGATGCACTCCAATCTGCTAAATACAATGGTTATCCAGATCCTCAAACTTGTTATATTCTTCAAGCCACTAGGTAATCCcgttgtttcaatttgtttgatttactttcctttttagtttgtttCGGAATGAATTTCCCTTTGTTTTTTAAgcaactctttaatttcaacttcCACGGTAcatgtttaagatcataagattaaagaatattttgatatatttaacgTATGGCTTTAATTCAAAATCACAATATTTGAAAGTTAAGGGGTTGATGATGTATTCTGCCTTTAAATGGAAAATTTATTGttaaattgctaaaaaaaaattagtttactACCTCACCTTTGAGGTCCCAGACCCAACTTTGTGGGACTATCCAGTATGttgttgtggtggtggttgtaaattgttaaaaaagaagaaaggaatgtcatataaattAGGATGGAGCGAGTACTGGTTATTGAATTGGGATCGCATGCTCATAGATGATCAGCTTCTATAATTTGTTTCGGGGTTTGTCTTGTTTTACATGGAGGTGATTTTTGCTTGACTTTGACTTAGTCTTGATTGAAAATATGAGATTGTCCCTGACTAGTTTAATTGACGTTGTTAATCGATATTAGACTATCATTTTAGGTTGTAGGATAAGGAAACTGCACCCCAGTGTTAATTGCACGCCTTTTAAAAGGAGTTGTGTCATATACACTGATGTAGTTCAACCCGTGATAGGTGGTTAGGAATCATTTTAACCTGCTTACTAATGATTGGTAATGCTTATAGTTATGACCTGACTGTGTTACATGGTTAGTGTGCTTAGCATTGTAATTGTACTCCGGAAAGGGAAGAATGATTCGAGTATTGTTGTTGTTTCAAACAATTACCAGGGCAGTAGCAGAATATCTGTCTCATGACTATCCACACGAATTGTCAGCAAATGATGTTCTTATGACAGCTGGGGCAAAGCAAGCAATAGATGTCCTAATTACAGCTCTTGCTGTTCCTGGTGCAAATATTTTGCTACCTAGACCAGGGTATCCAACATATGAAGCAATTGCCACATTTACCCATCTCGAAATGAGGCACTATGATCTTCTCCCTGAACAGGATTGGGAGGTGGACATCGATGGGGTTGAAGCTCTAGCAGATGATAGAACTGTTGCCATAGTTGTCATAAACCCTGGTAATCCATGTGGGAATGTGTACAAGCGAGAACATTTGAAGAAGGTCGT
Coding sequences within:
- the LOC107878341 gene encoding tyrosine aminotransferase isoform X3, coding for MENRTATRGWNFKENKKLVSASGLTVRSVLNKLMSCVDPADTRPVIPLGHGDPSSFPCFRTTPIAEDAISDALHSATFNGYPSTVGILPARRAVAEYLSQDLPFNLSPDDIYLTIGCNQAIEVLLSALACPNSNILLPTPGFPYYEAWALFTHIEIRHFNLLPENEWEVDLNAVESLADENTVAMVIINPGNPCGNIYTDQHLEKVAETARKLGILVIADEVYAHLAFGSKPFVPMGIFGSIAPVITLGSISKRWIVPGCRLGWLVTNDPNGILKEHGVIDSINGYLKISSDPPTFIQGAIPQILQKTKDDFFSKIVNMLREGADICYDRIKDVPCITCPSKPEGSMFVMVKLHLNLLKDIEDDLDFCLKLAKEESLIILPGSRPLLEEQAYE
- the LOC107878341 gene encoding tyrosine aminotransferase isoform X2, which produces MENRTATRGWNFKENKKLVSASGLTVRSVLNKLMSCVDPADTRPVIPLGHGDPSSFPCFRTTPIAEDAISDALHSATFNGYPSTVGILPARRAVAEYLSQDLPFNLSPDDIYLTIGCNQAIEVLLSALACPNSNILLPTPGFPYYEAWALFTHIEIRHFNLLPENEWEVDLNAVESLADENTVAMVIINPGNPCGNIYTDQHLEKVAETARKLGILVIADEVYAHLAFGSKPFVPMGIFGSIAPVITLGSISKRWIVPGCRLGWLVTNDPNGILKEHGVIDSINGYLKISSDPPTFIQGAIPQILQKTKDDFFSKIVNMLREGADICYDRIKDVPCITCPSKPEGSMFVMVKLHLNLLKDIEDDLDFCLKLAKEESLIILPGVAVGLKNWLRITFACEPSYLEDGFQRLNSFYQRHAKKQ
- the LOC107878341 gene encoding tyrosine aminotransferase isoform X1; amino-acid sequence: MENRTATRGWNFKENKKLVSASGLTVRSVLNKLMSCVDPADTRPVIPLGHGDPSSFPCFRTTPIAEDAISDALHSATFNGYPSTVGILPARRAVAEYLSQDLPFNLSPDDIYLTIGCNQAIEVLLSALACPNSNILLPTPGFPYYEAWALFTHIEIRHFNLLPENEWEVDLNAVESLADENTVAMVIINPGNPCGNIYTDQHLEKVAETARKLGILVIADEVYAHLAFGSKPFVPMGIFGSIAPVITLGSISKRWIVPGCRLGWLVTNDPNGILKEHGVIDSINGYLKISSDPPTFIQGAIPQILQKTKDDFFSKIVNMLREGADICYDRIKDVPCITCPSKPEGSMFVMVKLHLNLLKDIEDDLDFCLKLAKEESLIILPVDHYSKSKHMNNSNWWDATLYRYLKITPCAGVAVGLKNWLRITFACEPSYLEDGFQRLNSFYQRHAKKQ
- the LOC107878341 gene encoding tyrosine aminotransferase isoform X4 gives rise to the protein MENRTATRGWNFKENKKLVSASGLTVRSVLNKLMSCVDPADTRPVIPLGHGDPSSFPCFRTTPIAEDAISDALHSATFNGYPSTVGILPARRAVAEYLSQDLPFNLSPDDIYLTIGCNQAIEVLLSALACPNSNILLPTPGFPYYEAWALFTHIEIRHFNLLPENEWEVDLNAVESLADENTVAMVIINPGNPCGNIYTDQHLEKVAETARKLGILVIADEVYAHLAFGSKPFVPMGIFGSIAPVITLGSISKRWIVPGCRLGWLVTNDPNGILKEHGVIDSINGYLKISSDPPTFIQGAIPQILQKTKDDFFSKIVNMLREGADICYDRIKDVPCITCPSKPEGSMFVMVKLHLNLLKDIEDDLDFCLKLAKEESLIILPDC